A region from the Candidatus Neomarinimicrobiota bacterium genome encodes:
- a CDS encoding UpxY family transcription antiterminator has translation MEEVWLAVYTKPRHEKTADEQLREKGIKTYLPLVKKLRFWKDRKKWVWMPLFNSYLFVHIPLNHALYVLQTIGVHHIVKFKGEYAIVPSEQVEAVRQILEGGFIPDPHDFFDIGEEVEVIGGPLRGVRGTLSRKDTDQRFVLHVDGIQQAISVKIDSNMIKPVK, from the coding sequence GTGGAGGAAGTATGGCTTGCCGTCTATACTAAGCCTCGCCACGAAAAAACGGCTGATGAGCAACTTAGAGAGAAAGGGATAAAGACCTATCTACCTCTCGTCAAGAAGTTGCGGTTCTGGAAGGATCGCAAGAAGTGGGTCTGGATGCCGTTATTTAACAGTTACCTTTTTGTTCATATCCCCCTCAACCACGCTCTTTACGTATTGCAGACGATCGGCGTCCACCATATCGTAAAGTTTAAGGGCGAATACGCTATTGTACCGTCTGAACAGGTAGAGGCGGTGCGGCAGATACTTGAGGGTGGTTTCATTCCTGATCCGCACGACTTTTTTGATATAGGGGAGGAGGTGGAAGTCATTGGCGGCCCGCTGCGGGGTGTCAGAGGTACCCTTTCAAGGAAAGATACTGACCAACGTTTTGTACTTCATGTTGATGGGATCCAGCAAGCTATCTCCGTCAAGATCGATTCCAATATGATAAAACCTGTGAAGTGA
- a CDS encoding GTP-binding protein: MAKEKFERTKPHINVGTIGHVDHGKTTLTAAMTLLLSKRGLSEIRTFDSIDN, translated from the coding sequence ATGGCAAAGGAGAAATTTGAGCGAACGAAGCCTCACATAAACGTAGGTACGATTGGACATGTGGATCACGGCAAGACGACGTTGACGGCGGCGATGACGCTTTTATTGTCGAAGCGTGGTTTGAGTGAGATCCGCACGTTTGACTCTATTGACAAT
- the cysS gene encoding cysteine--tRNA ligase, producing the protein MGLRLHNTFTRRVEEFKPIEGDTVRLYTCGPTLYDFAHIGNCRSFLFFDLLKRYLRFIGYRVLHVMNLTDVDDKIIAKCAEENETLVQFTERYRAAFMEDVSTLGILEADEYPAATQHIPHIIDLISSLMDRGHAYATDDGSVFFKLSSYPEYGRLSRIDTQSLTSTQRVADDEYDKENINDFALWKGWKPEDGEVSWDAPWGRGRPGWHVECSAMSMQYLGEEFDIHCGGVDLIFPHHENEIAQSICATGGRFANCWVHCEHLIVDGTKMSKSLGNYYTLPALLKKGYNPLAIRYLLISSHYRQKINLTEEHLAAADNSVLRLQDFKRRLEGIAEIQSGELTPDSSNVLEEFTSAMNKDLNIAEAMGFVFNWVREENRRIDDGKLKKEEASHILSILSKIDSVIGVTSEDEVELSQEDLTLIEEREAARDSKDWARSDEIRHYFLKKGLQLEDTPSGTVVKRISGEVR; encoded by the coding sequence ATGGGTCTTCGTCTCCATAATACGTTCACCAGACGAGTTGAGGAGTTCAAGCCTATTGAGGGAGATACGGTACGACTGTATACGTGCGGTCCTACGCTGTACGATTTCGCCCATATTGGCAACTGTCGATCGTTCCTCTTTTTTGACCTTCTGAAGCGATATCTTCGCTTTATCGGTTACCGTGTTCTCCACGTTATGAATCTTACTGATGTGGATGACAAAATTATCGCAAAATGCGCCGAGGAAAATGAAACCTTAGTGCAATTTACGGAAAGGTACCGGGCGGCGTTCATGGAAGACGTCAGCACACTTGGCATTTTGGAGGCGGATGAATACCCTGCTGCAACACAACATATTCCTCATATTATCGATCTCATTTCATCCCTTATGGATCGAGGACACGCATATGCTACTGATGACGGCTCAGTTTTCTTCAAACTGTCATCGTACCCTGAGTACGGGCGTTTGTCTCGAATTGACACCCAATCGCTCACTTCGACGCAACGTGTGGCAGACGACGAATACGACAAAGAGAATATCAACGATTTTGCCCTCTGGAAAGGGTGGAAACCTGAGGATGGAGAAGTTTCGTGGGATGCCCCCTGGGGAAGGGGACGCCCCGGTTGGCATGTGGAATGTTCCGCCATGTCGATGCAATATCTCGGAGAAGAATTCGACATTCATTGCGGCGGTGTCGATCTCATCTTTCCCCATCACGAGAATGAAATAGCGCAGAGTATTTGTGCCACAGGGGGAAGGTTTGCAAACTGTTGGGTACACTGTGAACATCTTATTGTAGACGGCACAAAGATGAGCAAATCGCTGGGTAATTACTATACGTTGCCTGCATTGCTGAAGAAGGGGTACAACCCTCTCGCCATTCGCTATCTTCTCATTTCTTCGCACTACCGTCAGAAGATCAATCTTACAGAGGAACATCTGGCAGCTGCTGACAATTCAGTGCTGAGGCTTCAGGATTTTAAACGGAGATTGGAAGGGATTGCGGAAATACAATCCGGTGAATTGACGCCAGATAGTTCGAATGTACTGGAAGAATTCACAAGCGCTATGAATAAGGATTTAAATATAGCTGAGGCGATGGGATTTGTCTTCAACTGGGTCAGGGAAGAGAATAGAAGAATTGACGATGGGAAACTGAAGAAAGAAGAAGCCAGCCATATTCTCTCCATTCTGAGTAAAATCGATTCGGTTATCGGTGTAACGTCAGAAGATGAAGTCGAATTGTCTCAGGAAGATTTGACGCTTATTGAAGAGAGAGAGGCGGCAAGGGATAGTAAGGATTGGGCACGATCTGATGAAATTCGCCACTATTTTCTTAAGAAAGGTCTGCAGCTTGAGGACACTCCTTCCGGTACTGTGGTGAAGCGGATATCGGGTGAAGTTAGATGA
- a CDS encoding D-alanine--D-alanine ligase gives MTVAVLMGGNSSEREVSLSTGRAVVEAVDTLGMEVIPCPYEGALEAVIPILKSTEVVFIALHGGEGEDGGVQQVLEENGIRYTGSGAKASALAMDKNRTKLLLRENGLTTASWLMIEGGSFGEVKTSEERFSYPVVVKPNADGSTMGVSIVHSASEIDAAVEIAQEFGGDVMIEEYIPGREITVGILGGDALPVIEIKPSHEFYDYKCKYTAGMSDYICPADLPSSLVELIVNASKKIADLIGCRHYCRVDFRLNPENEYYCLEVNTLPGLTGTSLVPKAAKQAGVSFEKVIKTIIDLALQ, from the coding sequence ATGACAGTTGCTGTATTGATGGGGGGCAATTCCTCCGAGAGAGAGGTATCGCTCTCAACGGGTCGGGCGGTGGTGGAAGCTGTAGACACTCTTGGGATGGAAGTCATTCCTTGCCCCTACGAGGGCGCACTTGAAGCGGTGATTCCAATTCTTAAGAGTACAGAAGTGGTCTTCATCGCGCTCCACGGCGGTGAAGGTGAAGATGGCGGCGTTCAGCAGGTTCTTGAGGAAAATGGTATCAGGTATACGGGCTCTGGTGCCAAAGCATCGGCTCTCGCTATGGACAAAAACAGGACAAAGCTGTTGCTTAGAGAAAACGGTCTTACAACTGCATCGTGGCTGATGATTGAAGGCGGTTCTTTTGGTGAGGTAAAAACCAGCGAAGAGAGATTCTCCTATCCGGTTGTTGTTAAACCAAACGCAGACGGAAGTACAATGGGTGTTTCAATTGTGCACAGTGCCTCAGAGATAGACGCTGCCGTTGAAATAGCCCAGGAGTTCGGTGGTGATGTTATGATCGAGGAGTATATCCCCGGAAGAGAGATCACCGTGGGCATTCTTGGCGGGGATGCTCTACCTGTTATCGAGATTAAACCTTCCCACGAATTCTACGATTACAAATGTAAGTACACAGCAGGAATGTCTGACTATATCTGTCCGGCTGATTTACCTTCTTCCCTGGTTGAGTTAATTGTCAACGCATCCAAAAAGATCGCTGATCTCATCGGTTGTCGTCATTATTGCCGTGTCGATTTTCGGCTCAATCCGGAAAACGAATACTACTGTCTTGAAGTAAATACATTGCCCGGACTTACCGGTACAAGCCTTGTTCCCAAGGCGGCAAAGCAAGCGGGTGTTTCTTTTGAGAAAGTAATAAAAACTATTATCGATCTTGCCTTGCAATGA
- a CDS encoding HAD family hydrolase yields the protein MNHSESRTVVFLDRDGTLNPDPGYISSLDQFQFFPNALVALQNLDDQEFAFIIVTNQSGIARGKIKQENLDAIHRFIEDQFEASGIPLLGVYVCPHHPDEGCRCRKPGTALFERAAKDHSIELDRSYIIGDSEADIRAGKALSMKTVLVRTGNGKLTERILAQAMLEIDLSGNNLTDCIDFIIGDKSSK from the coding sequence GTGAATCATTCTGAATCACGGACAGTAGTATTCTTGGATAGAGACGGGACATTGAATCCGGATCCGGGTTACATCTCTTCGCTGGATCAGTTTCAGTTCTTCCCTAATGCACTTGTAGCGCTGCAGAATCTCGATGATCAGGAGTTTGCTTTCATCATTGTCACCAATCAATCAGGTATTGCCAGGGGAAAGATCAAACAAGAGAATCTGGACGCTATTCACCGCTTTATTGAGGACCAATTCGAGGCGTCTGGCATCCCGCTTTTAGGCGTGTATGTTTGTCCCCATCATCCCGATGAAGGATGCCGATGTCGCAAACCGGGGACAGCACTCTTTGAACGGGCGGCGAAGGATCACTCGATTGAACTGGATCGGTCTTATATTATTGGCGACTCTGAAGCGGATATCAGAGCTGGGAAAGCACTATCAATGAAAACTGTCCTTGTCCGTACGGGAAACGGTAAACTTACAGAAAGAATACTGGCACAAGCTATGTTAGAGATTGATTTATCAGGCAACAACTTAACCGACTGTATTGACTTTATAATCGGAGACAAGAGTTCCAAATGA